ACGGTCTCCAGTTTGCCGAAGAGATGAAGGTCCGCCTCTCGGACACTGAGAAACAGGCTGCGGAAAAACTGCGCGACGCTTCGGAAGAAGCTGCCAACATTGTAAAAGAAGCCCGCGAAAATGCTTCTTCTTTTGTTGAAAAGCAAACCCAGGAAGCCGTTCAGCAGGCAGAGCACATTGTCGCCAAGGCCAAGGAAGCGATGGAGCAAGAACGCAAACAAATGCTGGCTGAAATCCGTGAGGAAGTCGCCCAGCTTGTCGTTCAAACTTCTGCCAAAGTCCTCGACCGTGAATTGTCAGCCGACGAGAAAGGCCGTTTCTCCGAAACCGCTGCCAAAGAAATTTACGCAAACAACTGATTTACTGAAGCATGCGCAATCGCGAGATCAAGGAATTTGCCAAGAAGCTTGTCACTCTGTCACTTGACAGTGAGCGGCAGGTATCGCCTGAACGCGTGCGAGAAATTCTCCAGACGTTGAGCAGTAAACCGCCACGTAAGCTAAAGCCCTTGCTCAAGCAGTATTACGTTTTGCTCCGTCGTGAATTGGCTCAAACCCAGGCTGTCGTTGAATACTCAGGTGAACTGAGTAATGCCACACTTTCTGAAATTGGCGCCAAATTCACCGAACTAACCGGCCGTAAAGTCACAGCCGTCCTGAAACCAAATCCAACACTGATCGCCGGTCTCCGTGTCCGCGTCGGTGATAATGTTTACGAAGACTCGATCGCCACACGACTGGCAGCACTTTCACACGCCGTAGAGGCATAAATCCACTTTCACCCCAGAAAACTTCTGATCCATGAGTTCCGTTCTCGAAGAAATTCAAAAGGAAATCGATAAGCTCGAAACGAAAACCGTTAAGAGCAATGTCGGTGTTATCACGCAGCTCGCCGATGGCGTTGCCAAACTCGACGGTCTCTCCGACGTCATGTATAGTGAGATGATCGAGTTTCCAAACAATGTTTTTGGAGTCGCACTTAACCTCGAAGAGGACGAGGTCGGTGTGGTTATCTTTGGTGATGTCAGTCAGCTGAAAGAAGGCGACGAAGCCAAGACCACCGGTCGCCTGCTTTCTGTTCCAGTTGGTAAGAAGCTTTTGGGACGCGTGGTTGACGCACTTGGTAATCCTGTTGATGGCAAAGGCGCACTCGACGCAGAAGAGCAGTATCCAGTTGAAAAGATCGCACCTGGTATTCTGCCACGTAAGTCTGTCGACCAGCCTCTGGCCACGGGTATCATGTCGATTGACTCGATGATTCCAATTGGTCGTGGTCAGCGTGAGCTTATTATTGGTGACCGTGCAACGGGTAAGACCACCATCGCCCTGGACACTATTATCAATCAGGCTAACACCAACCGCCAGCACAGGAATGAAGACGGTACCTATCAGGAAGGTTTCCGTCCCGTTTACTCCATCTATGTAGCGATTGGTCAAAAGCAGTCCAACATTGCACGTACGGTTAAAGCACTGGAAAGTGTGGGCGCGCTTGAGTATTGCACGATTGTTGCCGCTGCTGCTGCAGACAATCCTGCCAACCAATACATCGCTCCTTACTCTGGTTGTGCGATGGGCGAATACTACATGCAAAATGGCATGGATGCGCTCATCATTTATGATGACCTCTCCAAGCATGCGGTTGCATACCGCCAGATGTCTCTGATTTTGAAGCGCCCTTCTGGTCGTGAAGCATTCCCAGGTGACGTTTTCTACCTGCACAGCCGTTTGCTTGAGCGTTCAGCTCGCCTGAATGAAAACAACGGAAATGGATCTCTGACCGCTCTGCCGATTATTGAAACACAGGCGGGTGACGTTTCGGCTTACATTCCAACCAACGTTATTTCGATTACTGATGGTCAGGTCTTCCTCGAAACCGACCTCTTTAATCAGGGTATTCGTCCGGCGATTAGTGTGGGTCTGTCCGTTTCCCGCGTGGGATCCGCCGCACAGGTTAAAGCAACCAAGCAAGTCGCTGGTAAGCTGAAGGGTGAGCTGGCCCAGTATCGTGAATTGGCTGCCTTCGCACAGTTCGGTTCTGACCTGGACGCTCAAACCAAGGCGATCCTCAGTAAGGGTGACCGTGTTGTTGAGATGTTCAAACAGCCACCACTTTCACCAAAGGCAATGGAAGTTCAAGTTGGCGTGATCTGGGCGGTCCAAAACGGTTTCTTTGATGATGTTGACGCCAAGAAGGTGAGTGAGGGAACATCTGCCCTGCAGGAATTCCTGACCACAGCCAAGAACGAATTGCTCGGTAAAATCCGTGACAAGAAGAAGCTCGACGACGAACTCGAAGGCGAACTCAAGTCAGCCGTTGAAGAGTGGAAGCGTTCCTGGAAAGCGTAGATCAGAATTCTGAAATTCCGAAATGGCTAATCTGAAGGCAATCCGCGGTCGCATCAAGTCGGTCAAAAACACCGGGCAAATCACCCGGGCGATGCAACTGGTCGCAACATCCAAGATGAAGCGTGCACAGGACAAGGCGACTGCTGGACAGCCCTATGTCGTACTCCTTGGCGAAATCTTCAGCAGTCTGGCCAGTCGGATTACAGACCTGAAACATCCACTCTTTGAAGAACGAGAAGTCAAAAAACGGGGCATTCTAGTTGTTTCAACTGACAAAGGCCTTTGTGGTGCGCTTAATGCCAATCTCTTTAAGGAGATTATCAAGCTAGAGGGTGACATCGGCTACGTCACTGTCGGTCGCAAGGCATCGCAGTTTATTTCACGGACCAAGCGTGAACTAATGGCTGATTTTCCTGTCTCGGACAAAGTTCAGTATGCCGAAGTACGTGGAATCGTCCAATACATGACTGAGGCTTACCTCGATGGTAAGATCGACACGATTGAAGTGCTTTACTCTTCCTTTGTTAATACACTGGTTCAGGAACCACTTCATGTGCCTCTCGTTCCGATTGATGACTTCCGCAAGCGATTTGAAGAGCTGAAATCCACCTTGAATATCTCACTTGCTGATACGCACGGTGATGACCGCGAAATGATGTTTGAACCCAGTGTTGAAGGTATCATGGAAAAACTCCCTGAGCTCTACCTCAAACAGTGCATTTTCCAATCCATGCTCGGGGCCAAAGCCAGTGAGCACAGCGCACGTATGGTTGCGATGAAAGCAGCCACGGACAATGCCAAGAAACTTGTCGGCGACCTTACCCTTGAATACAACAAGGCGCGTCAGGCGGCCATCACCCAGGAAATCCTCGAAATTGCAGCAGCAACGGCATCAAACAGTGATTAATTATTGTTAGCCCCACAAATCAGTAACTATTACAAGTAACCCAACACTTCATTCTTAATTTTTCTTTTCAATGAGCAATATAGGTAAAATCGTCCAGATCATCGGTGCTGTTATCGACGCACAGTTCGATGAAGATAAAGTTCCTGAAATCTACAACGCCCTTCACGTTCAGCAAATGCTCGAAGGTAAAGAGGTGAAGCTGACGCTTGAAGTGCAACAGCACCTCGGCGAAGGAATGGTCCGTGCTGTGGCGATGTCTACCACCGACGGTCTTGTCCGTGGAATGGATATCCTCGATTCCGGTGCTCCAATTAAAGTGCCTGTTGGTGAGTCTGTTCTTGGACGTATCTTCAACGTCACCGGTGACACCGTTGATGAAAAGGGTCCTTGCAACGCTGAAACATTTTACCCGATCCACCGTGAGCCGCCTACACTGGTTGACCAGGATGTGGAAGCTTCCATTCTCGAAACCGGAATCAAGGTCATCGACCTCGTCTGCCCGTTCACCAAGGGTGGTAAAGTCGGCGCCTTCGGTGGTGCTGGTGTTGGTAAGACCGTTATTATCAT
The Rubellicoccus peritrichatus DNA segment above includes these coding regions:
- the atpF gene encoding F0F1 ATP synthase subunit B, producing the protein MLDLITIIAAGGVEGEVVGEANTLAGQFGVDWTFFIAQSINFVIVAAILWYFAFKPVIKTLEERKQKINDGLQFAEEMKVRLSDTEKQAAEKLRDASEEAANIVKEARENASSFVEKQTQEAVQQAEHIVAKAKEAMEQERKQMLAEIREEVAQLVVQTSAKVLDRELSADEKGRFSETAAKEIYANN
- a CDS encoding F0F1 ATP synthase subunit delta; amino-acid sequence: MRNREIKEFAKKLVTLSLDSERQVSPERVREILQTLSSKPPRKLKPLLKQYYVLLRRELAQTQAVVEYSGELSNATLSEIGAKFTELTGRKVTAVLKPNPTLIAGLRVRVGDNVYEDSIATRLAALSHAVEA
- the atpA gene encoding F0F1 ATP synthase subunit alpha encodes the protein MSSVLEEIQKEIDKLETKTVKSNVGVITQLADGVAKLDGLSDVMYSEMIEFPNNVFGVALNLEEDEVGVVIFGDVSQLKEGDEAKTTGRLLSVPVGKKLLGRVVDALGNPVDGKGALDAEEQYPVEKIAPGILPRKSVDQPLATGIMSIDSMIPIGRGQRELIIGDRATGKTTIALDTIINQANTNRQHRNEDGTYQEGFRPVYSIYVAIGQKQSNIARTVKALESVGALEYCTIVAAAAADNPANQYIAPYSGCAMGEYYMQNGMDALIIYDDLSKHAVAYRQMSLILKRPSGREAFPGDVFYLHSRLLERSARLNENNGNGSLTALPIIETQAGDVSAYIPTNVISITDGQVFLETDLFNQGIRPAISVGLSVSRVGSAAQVKATKQVAGKLKGELAQYRELAAFAQFGSDLDAQTKAILSKGDRVVEMFKQPPLSPKAMEVQVGVIWAVQNGFFDDVDAKKVSEGTSALQEFLTTAKNELLGKIRDKKKLDDELEGELKSAVEEWKRSWKA
- the atpG gene encoding ATP synthase F1 subunit gamma, yielding MANLKAIRGRIKSVKNTGQITRAMQLVATSKMKRAQDKATAGQPYVVLLGEIFSSLASRITDLKHPLFEEREVKKRGILVVSTDKGLCGALNANLFKEIIKLEGDIGYVTVGRKASQFISRTKRELMADFPVSDKVQYAEVRGIVQYMTEAYLDGKIDTIEVLYSSFVNTLVQEPLHVPLVPIDDFRKRFEELKSTLNISLADTHGDDREMMFEPSVEGIMEKLPELYLKQCIFQSMLGAKASEHSARMVAMKAATDNAKKLVGDLTLEYNKARQAAITQEILEIAAATASNSD